Proteins encoded by one window of Bacillus sp. DTU_2020_1000418_1_SI_GHA_SEK_038:
- a CDS encoding DMT family transporter codes for MTFKTKLIASIYALIAISFWGISFVSTKVILPKLDPFSIIALRFGIGALFLLMILIIQRQRVLVSIHYIPHLIVLGILGIFIHQVLQATALITIDASSAGWLISFSPVFSVILSIIFLHEKMSFTKAAGMILAIIGVLLVTTGKGGQGFQLSMNIGFFLILLSTLNWAIYSILLKSLKIPYPSLLVTFYISIFGLLLTTPFLIRNKVWELLPLLSPAEWGHLLFLGIFVSGTGYWYWGKAHEVLDASKVSMFIYLEPVATFIAAILLLQEEILFISVAGGIIIIVGVLIVNGQLIPWFFNLFRHWLFFKK; via the coding sequence ATGACCTTTAAAACAAAATTAATTGCTTCGATATATGCCTTAATTGCGATTAGCTTCTGGGGCATCTCCTTTGTGTCCACGAAAGTTATACTCCCAAAACTAGATCCCTTTTCCATCATTGCCCTTCGTTTTGGAATAGGAGCTCTATTTTTATTGATGATTTTAATCATTCAGCGCCAACGCGTATTGGTCTCTATTCACTATATTCCACATTTAATCGTCCTAGGTATACTTGGGATATTTATTCATCAAGTACTTCAAGCTACGGCCCTAATAACAATTGATGCATCTTCTGCAGGTTGGCTTATTTCGTTTTCCCCCGTTTTCTCAGTTATACTCTCCATTATTTTTTTACATGAAAAGATGAGTTTTACGAAAGCAGCTGGAATGATCCTTGCCATTATTGGCGTTTTGCTCGTTACAACAGGAAAGGGTGGGCAGGGATTTCAGCTTTCAATGAATATTGGATTTTTCCTAATCTTATTAAGCACGTTAAATTGGGCGATATATTCAATTCTGCTAAAAAGCCTAAAGATACCCTATCCATCCCTTTTAGTAACATTCTACATAAGTATATTTGGCCTTCTTCTCACAACGCCGTTTCTTATCCGCAACAAAGTCTGGGAACTGCTCCCTTTATTATCCCCTGCAGAATGGGGTCACTTATTGTTTCTAGGCATTTTTGTATCTGGCACTGGCTATTGGTATTGGGGAAAGGCACATGAGGTTTTAGACGCTTCGAAGGTCTCGATGTTTATCTATTTGGAGCCCGTTGCCACCTTTATTGCTGCCATTTTGCTGTTACAGGAGGAAATTTTATTCATAAGTGTTGCTGGAGGAATCATAATTATAGTAGGAGTCCTTATTGTGAATGGACAGCTTATTCCCTGGTTTTTCAACCTCTTCAGGCATTGGTTATTTTTTAAAAAGTGA
- a CDS encoding cysteine dioxygenase family protein, whose protein sequence is MPLTTKAKKILDSLKSPTKEELRDALLQLDMSLAHFSSLPEPADQFPYNRRLLYKSEEVELLVMNWSQLECAPHDHGQSQGWIQVLSGTSLNSVYELDENGLPSEWFHEYHHEGKCYYAPKRGIHKMKASNQTHLVTIHLYSPPITNMIVYDLEKCASCIVSDDCGAWWPKEQYQKVKELKLKRDNVM, encoded by the coding sequence ATGCCTTTGACGACTAAAGCAAAGAAAATATTAGATTCCTTAAAAAGTCCAACAAAGGAAGAATTAAGAGATGCCTTATTACAGCTAGACATGAGCCTTGCTCATTTCTCCTCATTGCCAGAACCTGCCGATCAATTCCCATATAATCGAAGGCTTCTGTATAAAAGTGAAGAAGTGGAGCTACTTGTTATGAATTGGTCGCAATTGGAATGTGCCCCTCACGATCATGGTCAATCTCAAGGCTGGATTCAGGTTCTCTCCGGTACCTCTCTAAATTCAGTGTATGAGCTAGATGAGAATGGCCTTCCTTCCGAATGGTTTCATGAATATCATCATGAAGGAAAATGCTATTATGCTCCTAAAAGAGGAATTCACAAGATGAAGGCTTCCAATCAGACACACTTGGTTACTATTCATCTCTATTCACCCCCTATTACCAATATGATTGTCTATGACTTGGAAAAATGTGCTTCCTGTATTGTATCAGACGATTGTGGTGCATGGTGGCCAAAGGAGCAATATCAGAAGGTAAAAGAGTTAAAGTTAAAGAGGGATAATGTAATGTAG
- a CDS encoding nucleobase:cation symporter-2 family protein, producing MDKKPENGIIIGVDDRIGYGKAFVLGLQHVLAMDLYIAPIIIAGLLALSTENTSFFIQMCFLGTGIATLIQTGAGIKLPVVQGPSYVPIGAIAAIGGKLGLGAIAGSLIPGAIIIAVIGYPLKWFAKAVRKFIPPLVGGTVIIIVGIALMPIGLNNIYHSPGNIGENILVAAVSAGVLIICMLLGPRLKGIGTFFRLVSVIIAIAVGTMTASLFGSVDFSPVRDASWFSFPSLLPFGSPVFDVSAIITMVFVYLIILIETTGTWFVVSTVTGKELDEKRLNRASFGEGLGCFVGALVGSTPMTGYSSNAGLLAITGVASRLVIMASGVILICLGLVPKLSTAITCIPEPVINGVFGIVCVAIVANGIKVIQPIIIDDRNMIIIGIPILLTIAVSILPKEVLYSTPDWANYILSSGITVGALATVILNLVIPPRKEKPEEEPVAEDSV from the coding sequence ATGGACAAAAAACCAGAAAATGGGATTATTATCGGTGTAGATGATAGGATTGGCTATGGCAAAGCCTTTGTCCTTGGTTTACAGCATGTTTTGGCAATGGATTTGTATATTGCTCCTATTATTATCGCGGGACTTCTTGCCTTAAGTACAGAAAATACCTCTTTCTTCATTCAAATGTGTTTTCTTGGAACAGGCATTGCCACATTAATTCAGACTGGTGCAGGAATTAAGCTGCCAGTTGTACAGGGGCCTTCATATGTGCCTATTGGAGCCATTGCCGCAATCGGCGGGAAACTAGGGCTTGGTGCTATCGCAGGAAGTTTAATTCCTGGGGCAATCATTATTGCAGTGATCGGATATCCATTAAAATGGTTTGCAAAAGCTGTTAGAAAGTTTATTCCGCCTCTTGTTGGCGGGACAGTTATCATTATTGTAGGAATTGCTTTAATGCCTATTGGCCTTAATAACATTTATCATTCACCAGGGAACATCGGGGAAAACATTCTTGTCGCGGCAGTTTCCGCGGGAGTTTTGATTATTTGCATGCTTCTTGGCCCCAGGTTAAAAGGTATAGGAACATTTTTTCGTTTAGTTTCTGTCATTATAGCCATTGCTGTCGGAACGATGACTGCAAGTTTATTTGGCAGTGTTGATTTTTCACCTGTTAGGGATGCAAGCTGGTTCTCATTTCCATCCCTCCTTCCCTTTGGAAGTCCTGTATTTGATGTAAGCGCCATCATAACGATGGTATTCGTCTATTTAATTATTTTAATTGAAACAACTGGAACATGGTTTGTCGTTTCAACGGTTACGGGGAAAGAGCTTGATGAAAAGCGATTAAATAGGGCTTCTTTTGGTGAAGGTCTTGGCTGCTTTGTTGGTGCATTAGTTGGTAGTACACCAATGACTGGCTACTCTTCTAATGCCGGGCTTCTGGCAATCACTGGTGTTGCGAGCAGATTAGTAATCATGGCTAGTGGCGTGATTTTAATTTGTTTAGGTCTCGTACCAAAACTTTCCACAGCAATCACTTGCATACCGGAGCCTGTCATAAACGGGGTTTTTGGAATTGTTTGTGTTGCGATTGTTGCAAATGGCATAAAGGTGATACAGCCAATTATAATTGATGACCGCAACATGATCATCATCGGAATACCTATCTTATTAACAATAGCTGTTTCAATCCTGCCTAAAGAGGTTCTATATAGTACTCCTGATTGGGCAAATTATATTTTATCTTCTGGGATTACAGTAGGGGCCTTAGCTACTGTCATTTTAAATTTGGTCATCCCTCCAAGAAAAGAAAAACCGGAAGAAGAACCTGTTGCGGAAGACTCTGTTTAG
- a CDS encoding aromatic ring-hydroxylating dioxygenase subunit alpha: MIQDKVLLEDWIVACRSEDVKEKPIQIILMGERLAIFRNSEGVHAFRDLCIHRGAALSLGEVKNDCIVCPYHGWEYNHDGECVRIPQLPEGRTIPKKAKAESYACMEKYGFIWVNLANNNPEFFRYEEMESIAFQNVIWGPQGVQAKPPRIIENFLDVGHLAVLHEGYLGAASHRVIQNYSVHKENGRIYTDEIPIYQPDPDGSGKPKYVYYTYEIMRPLTVKFTKRDHENNTEMTIVLTVRPVNENESVAYGILSFDYETGLTDEEIVKFQNEIFAQDKPIVENQKPEELPLDLQVELSLICDRMSIAYRQYLKELGVVLGTA, translated from the coding sequence ATGATTCAAGATAAAGTTTTGCTGGAGGACTGGATCGTGGCATGCCGTTCTGAAGATGTAAAGGAAAAGCCGATTCAGATTATTCTGATGGGAGAACGCTTAGCCATTTTTAGAAATAGTGAAGGGGTCCATGCTTTTAGAGATTTATGTATCCATAGGGGGGCGGCTTTGTCGCTTGGCGAGGTGAAAAATGATTGTATTGTATGTCCTTACCATGGCTGGGAATATAACCACGATGGTGAATGTGTGAGGATTCCACAACTGCCTGAAGGAAGAACAATCCCAAAAAAAGCAAAAGCTGAATCATATGCCTGCATGGAAAAATACGGATTTATTTGGGTGAATTTAGCGAATAATAACCCGGAATTTTTTCGATATGAAGAAATGGAAAGCATTGCTTTCCAAAACGTGATTTGGGGACCGCAGGGGGTACAAGCTAAGCCGCCGCGAATCATCGAAAACTTTCTCGATGTAGGACATTTAGCTGTCCTTCATGAGGGATATCTTGGCGCAGCAAGCCATCGTGTGATTCAAAATTACTCTGTTCATAAAGAAAATGGCAGAATCTATACCGATGAAATTCCCATCTATCAGCCTGATCCGGATGGATCTGGAAAACCGAAATATGTATACTACACATATGAAATTATGCGCCCTTTAACGGTCAAATTTACAAAAAGAGACCATGAAAATAACACGGAAATGACAATTGTTCTAACTGTCAGACCAGTTAATGAAAATGAATCCGTAGCTTATGGAATCCTTTCCTTTGATTACGAAACTGGTTTAACCGATGAAGAAATAGTCAAGTTTCAAAATGAAATTTTTGCTCAAGATAAACCGATAGTAGAAAACCAAAAACCGGAGGAACTTCCACTTGATCTTCAAGTTGAACTTTCCCTTATCTGTGACCGTATGAGTATTGCTTACAGACAGTATTTGAAAGAGCTTGGTGTTGTATTAGGTACAGCTTAA